One Polycladomyces zharkentensis genomic region harbors:
- a CDS encoding NAD(P)-dependent oxidoreductase: MRIAVFGSTGITGQLLVKQALEAGYEVVAFARNPAKLAIKSERLTIVQGSLTDIEAIEQTVCGAEAVISLLGPTGNVKGTPLSTGTKQILSAMKKHGVRRIIAVSTASAGDPNDRFDFKFQLLVTLIKLGMRGAYKEIVTMADAIRTSELDWTLVRVPFLTNKPGTGKVRVGYYGHGIIRARLSRADLARFMLEQLQDPTYIQKAPAISN, translated from the coding sequence ATGCGAATCGCTGTTTTCGGGTCAACAGGCATAACGGGACAGCTTCTTGTCAAACAGGCTCTTGAAGCCGGATATGAAGTTGTGGCGTTCGCTCGCAATCCGGCAAAACTGGCCATCAAAAGCGAACGATTAACGATTGTGCAAGGTTCGTTGACGGACATAGAGGCGATTGAGCAGACCGTATGTGGGGCAGAAGCGGTCATCAGTCTTTTGGGACCGACAGGAAATGTGAAAGGAACCCCACTAAGCACCGGGACGAAACAGATCCTCTCGGCGATGAAAAAACATGGTGTACGTCGGATCATAGCTGTATCCACAGCAAGCGCTGGTGATCCGAATGACCGGTTTGATTTCAAGTTTCAGCTCTTGGTCACCTTGATAAAGCTTGGCATGCGCGGGGCATATAAAGAAATCGTAACCATGGCTGACGCGATTCGCACATCCGAGCTTGATTGGACACTGGTGCGCGTGCCGTTTCTGACCAATAAGCCGGGTACAGGCAAGGTTCGGGTTGGTTATTATGGTCACGGAATCATCAGAGCCAGACTTTCTCGTGCCGATCTAGCCCGGTTTATGCTTGAGCAACTCCAAGATCCAACTTACATCCAAAAAGCCCCTGCCATAAGCAATTAG
- a CDS encoding HesB/YadR/YfhF family protein: MKLEITPEALDWFRNELSLNKGDTVRLLIHYQEQEAHCFAGTGFSMRYSLEKPRKIGLLAEVEGITFFIDDDDLLFYPDADRLLLRYDRGEDRIVYQMD; the protein is encoded by the coding sequence ATGAAATTGGAAATTACGCCGGAGGCACTGGATTGGTTTCGAAATGAACTGTCGCTGAACAAAGGGGATACGGTTCGGTTGCTGATACATTATCAGGAACAGGAAGCCCATTGTTTTGCAGGTACGGGTTTCTCCATGCGGTATTCATTGGAGAAACCGAGGAAGATCGGTTTATTGGCCGAGGTTGAGGGAATCACGTTTTTCATCGATGATGACGACCTGTTGTTCTACCCTGACGCTGATCGACTGCTGCTTCGGTATGACCGTGGAGAGGACAGGATTGTCTATCAAATGGACTAA
- a CDS encoding ClpP family protease, with the protein MEQDREQTTPEAERAEEMRRRNVMNAIQQLGQSNVPQIESNIYCLSVIGQIEGHLVLPSQNKTTKYEHIIPQLVAAEQNPQVEGIIIVLNTVGGDVEAGLAIAEMISTMSKPTVSLVLGGGHSIGVPIAVSADVSFIAETATMTIHPVRLTGLVIGVPQTFEYLEKMQERVIRFVARHSNISEELFRDLMFRTGELARDIGTNVVGTDAVKFGLIDRLGGLGDAMAELNRMIRSRKEQPLQ; encoded by the coding sequence ATGGAACAGGACCGGGAACAGACGACACCGGAAGCGGAACGGGCGGAGGAAATGAGACGACGAAATGTGATGAACGCGATTCAGCAATTGGGGCAATCCAATGTGCCGCAAATCGAGTCCAACATTTATTGTTTGTCCGTGATCGGTCAGATTGAGGGGCATTTGGTACTTCCTTCGCAAAACAAGACAACCAAGTACGAACATATCATCCCGCAACTGGTGGCGGCCGAGCAAAATCCGCAAGTTGAGGGAATAATCATCGTGTTGAATACGGTGGGAGGCGATGTGGAAGCAGGATTGGCGATCGCCGAAATGATTTCCACGATGAGCAAACCGACTGTGTCGTTGGTGCTGGGAGGCGGTCACAGTATCGGTGTCCCGATCGCCGTGTCGGCCGATGTCAGCTTCATCGCGGAAACGGCCACGATGACGATTCATCCCGTAAGGCTGACGGGTTTGGTCATCGGAGTGCCCCAGACATTTGAATATCTGGAAAAAATGCAAGAGCGAGTCATCCGGTTTGTCGCTCGTCATTCCAATATATCCGAGGAGCTGTTCCGGGATTTGATGTTTCGAACCGGGGAGTTGGCCAGGGATATCGGCACCAATGTAGTCGGTACCGACGCTGTGAAATTCGGCTTGATCGACCGGCTGGGCGGGTTGGGAGACGCCATGGCCGAGTTGAACCGGATGATCCGGTCGCGAAAGGAGCAACCTCTCCAATGA
- a CDS encoding YlzJ-like family protein, whose protein sequence is MIHYSVMPLELVFEDPENQPKYHETSVNGVHMLIEWTGPSEARIVRLLSPNPQDYLNPRFQPGNRIPLKWAD, encoded by the coding sequence ATGATTCACTACTCCGTCATGCCGTTGGAACTGGTTTTTGAGGACCCTGAAAACCAACCCAAATACCATGAGACGTCTGTCAACGGTGTTCATATGTTGATCGAGTGGACCGGACCGTCGGAGGCGCGTATCGTACGCCTGCTTTCTCCCAATCCGCAAGATTATTTAAACCCCAGGTTTCAACCGGGAAATCGCATTCCCCTGAAATGGGCCGACTGA
- a CDS encoding FtsK/SpoIIIE family DNA translocase, producing MAKSKTKRNEQIQRAIQFELYGILILTLSVVAMAGLGAVGRSLTYVCRMLIGNWNFLIPSATAVLGVYVMVKRRWPSEWTPRWTGTVLFMVAFLVFNHMSMFDQLREHGKEGPILLTTWQAILDERNSRLPTDIGGGMVGALFYALFHYLFDDSGTPLASVAMAAAGLLLMTGFSFVQLLRLGKSRWLQQWARWKQGLNNVWRRGKTEIANKKAKRAEPEAVMRESEEIPVIHDFTEKAHETTVADTDGPETEADTPPKDQTTTSTRKKADKNESIVVQLQTDAGISPESYQLPAYSLLGKPKKTGKARERQDMTANAKKLEATLESFGVKAKVMQIHRGPSVTRYEVQPDIGVKVSRIVNLADDLALALAAKDIRIEAPIPGKSAIGIEVPNREVAIVSLREVLESAQYHESTSKLSIALGRDISGEPIVGDLAKMPHLLVAGATGSGKSVCINGMITSLLYKAKPNEVKMMMIDPKMVELNVYNGIPHLLAPVVTDPRKAAIALKKVVAEMENRYELFAKSGARDIERFNQMVMDKKLGDTAPLPYIVVIVDELADLMMVAPADVEDAICRLAQMARAAGIHLILATQRPSVDVITGVIKANIPSRIAFGVSSQADSRTILDMGGAEKLLGRGDMLYLPMGANKPIRVQGALVTDREVEAVVQFVKEQQQARYLEAMIPKDHEVTEQEEVDDELYPQAVQVVVEAKTASVSLLQRRLRIGYTRAARLIDMMESHGIVGPYEGSKPREVRMTPEQWKAQNRSG from the coding sequence ATGGCCAAAAGCAAAACCAAACGCAATGAACAGATTCAGCGGGCGATTCAATTTGAACTCTACGGGATTCTTATTCTTACGCTGTCGGTGGTGGCGATGGCCGGACTTGGAGCGGTGGGACGTTCGCTTACCTACGTTTGCCGGATGTTGATCGGCAACTGGAACTTTTTGATTCCTTCCGCTACAGCCGTGTTGGGCGTCTACGTGATGGTGAAGCGTCGCTGGCCGTCGGAATGGACACCGCGGTGGACCGGAACCGTTTTGTTTATGGTCGCCTTTCTGGTATTTAACCATATGAGCATGTTTGATCAACTGCGCGAACATGGAAAAGAGGGGCCGATTCTGCTCACTACCTGGCAAGCGATTTTGGACGAAAGGAATTCGCGATTGCCGACGGATATCGGGGGTGGAATGGTGGGCGCCCTGTTCTACGCATTATTCCACTATTTATTTGATGATTCGGGAACACCGTTGGCTTCTGTGGCGATGGCGGCGGCCGGTTTGCTTTTGATGACGGGATTTTCCTTTGTCCAATTGCTGCGCCTGGGCAAATCACGATGGTTGCAACAATGGGCAAGGTGGAAACAGGGGTTGAACAACGTTTGGAGACGGGGGAAAACGGAGATAGCGAACAAAAAAGCCAAACGGGCCGAGCCGGAAGCAGTCATGAGGGAGAGCGAAGAGATTCCGGTGATTCATGATTTCACCGAAAAAGCCCATGAAACCACCGTGGCCGACACGGACGGACCGGAAACAGAAGCGGATACCCCTCCCAAGGATCAAACCACAACATCCACACGCAAAAAAGCCGACAAAAACGAGTCGATCGTCGTCCAGTTGCAAACTGATGCGGGAATTTCGCCTGAATCGTACCAATTGCCCGCCTATTCGTTGTTGGGCAAACCAAAAAAGACGGGGAAAGCGCGGGAACGGCAGGATATGACCGCCAACGCCAAAAAACTGGAAGCGACATTGGAAAGTTTCGGAGTCAAGGCCAAAGTGATGCAAATTCACCGAGGACCGTCGGTGACACGGTATGAGGTGCAGCCGGACATCGGCGTCAAAGTGAGCCGAATCGTCAATTTGGCGGACGATTTGGCATTGGCGCTCGCGGCCAAGGATATTCGAATCGAGGCGCCCATCCCGGGAAAATCGGCGATCGGGATTGAGGTGCCCAACCGGGAAGTGGCCATCGTCAGCCTGCGTGAAGTATTGGAAAGCGCGCAATATCACGAATCCACCTCCAAACTGAGCATTGCTCTGGGAAGGGACATCTCCGGGGAGCCGATCGTCGGCGACTTGGCCAAGATGCCGCATCTGTTGGTGGCCGGTGCAACCGGATCGGGCAAAAGTGTATGCATCAACGGGATGATCACCAGTCTGTTGTACAAGGCCAAACCAAACGAGGTCAAAATGATGATGATCGATCCCAAAATGGTGGAACTAAACGTATACAACGGGATTCCCCATCTGTTGGCGCCGGTGGTGACCGATCCCCGCAAGGCGGCGATCGCACTGAAAAAAGTGGTTGCCGAGATGGAAAACCGATATGAGCTGTTCGCCAAATCCGGGGCGCGGGATATCGAACGGTTCAATCAGATGGTAATGGACAAAAAATTGGGAGATACCGCTCCATTGCCCTACATCGTCGTCATCGTGGACGAATTGGCTGATTTGATGATGGTGGCGCCCGCCGATGTGGAGGATGCCATCTGCCGTCTGGCGCAGATGGCGCGAGCCGCGGGCATTCATCTGATTTTGGCCACACAGCGCCCGTCCGTCGATGTCATCACCGGTGTCATCAAAGCCAATATTCCCTCCCGGATCGCATTCGGCGTTTCATCCCAAGCCGATTCCCGCACCATCCTGGACATGGGGGGAGCGGAAAAGTTGTTGGGGCGCGGGGACATGCTGTACCTGCCGATGGGTGCCAACAAACCGATCCGCGTGCAAGGCGCATTGGTGACAGATCGGGAAGTGGAAGCGGTGGTTCAGTTCGTCAAAGAACAACAGCAGGCGCGGTACCTTGAGGCGATGATTCCGAAAGATCATGAGGTGACGGAACAGGAAGAAGTGGACGATGAGCTGTATCCGCAAGCGGTGCAAGTGGTGGTGGAAGCCAAGACCGCTTCGGTTTCCCTTCTCCAGCGCCGCTTGCGCATCGGCTATACACGGGCTGCACGCTTGATCGACATGATGGAAAGTCACGGCATCGTCGGGCCGTATGAAGGCAGCAAACCGCGAGAGGTGCGGATGACACCGGAACAGTGGAAAGCGCAAAATCGTTCAGGTTGA
- a CDS encoding BMP family lipoprotein, whose product MKKKVWIFLLLSAALALTAVGCAPGKAPGGKGGLSSGLVTDTGGINDESFNQTAWAGMEKAKKELGADIRYLESKRDEDYVPNLTKFAREGRSITWGIGFKFDKAIPQVANQFPNQKFGIVDHNLDGKIPKNVVAITFKEHEGSFLMGVIAGLTTKTNKVGFIGGISSPLIKKFEAGYRAGVKAVNPKATVQVAYAESFSDAAKGRSLAANMFDGGVDVIYHAAGATGKGLFDEVKTRPKGKFWVIGVDMDQSRLAPDHTLSSMVKRVDVAVFNEIQNIKENKFDGGKEVQLGLKENGVGIAPTTSKHVPKQVLDKVEEFKQKIIKGEIQVPTQ is encoded by the coding sequence ATGAAAAAGAAAGTCTGGATTTTCCTTTTGCTCAGCGCAGCATTGGCGTTGACAGCCGTTGGCTGCGCGCCGGGTAAAGCTCCGGGCGGCAAAGGGGGATTGTCTTCCGGGCTGGTGACAGACACCGGCGGTATCAACGACGAATCCTTCAACCAGACCGCTTGGGCCGGGATGGAGAAGGCCAAAAAGGAATTGGGCGCGGATATCCGTTACCTGGAATCCAAGCGGGATGAGGATTATGTTCCCAATCTGACCAAGTTCGCCCGGGAAGGACGCAGCATCACGTGGGGAATCGGGTTCAAGTTTGACAAGGCGATCCCGCAAGTGGCCAACCAGTTCCCCAATCAGAAGTTCGGCATTGTTGACCACAACCTGGACGGAAAAATCCCGAAAAATGTGGTGGCCATTACCTTCAAGGAACACGAAGGTTCGTTCCTGATGGGTGTCATCGCCGGTTTGACGACCAAAACCAATAAGGTCGGATTCATCGGCGGCATCTCCTCGCCGTTGATCAAGAAGTTCGAAGCCGGTTATCGTGCAGGCGTCAAAGCCGTCAATCCGAAAGCAACCGTGCAGGTGGCCTACGCGGAATCTTTCTCGGATGCGGCCAAGGGTCGTTCCTTGGCAGCCAACATGTTTGACGGCGGTGTGGATGTCATCTACCATGCGGCGGGGGCTACCGGAAAAGGCTTGTTTGACGAAGTAAAAACCCGCCCGAAGGGGAAATTCTGGGTGATCGGGGTTGACATGGATCAGTCCCGCCTGGCACCGGACCATACACTGAGTTCCATGGTGAAACGCGTCGATGTGGCAGTGTTCAACGAGATTCAAAACATCAAAGAGAACAAGTTTGATGGTGGTAAGGAAGTGCAGCTGGGCCTGAAGGAAAACGGAGTGGGCATTGCGCCAACCACCAGCAAGCATGTTCCAAAACAAGTGTTGGACAAGGTTGAGGAGTTCAAACAAAAAATCATCAAAGGTGAAATTCAGGTTCCCACCCAATAA